The bacterium DNA segment CGGGGGACGTAGGACGCCGGCACGCGATGGAGAGAGCGGCCGCAACACGGTGCGAGGGCCGCCGCGACCGGGTCTGAACCCACCCCCTGAGCTGCTTCCGAAAGCGCGGCGAGTCGCGCGCGAAACGGAAGCCGGGTCGCCCGTGACAGCGGAGAGTGCTCCGGCCGCAGGCCGGAGAACAAAGGTGGTACCACGGAAGCGCTCCTTTCGTCCTTTGGCGAAGGGGGCGTTGCTGTTTTCCGAGGAGGACGGCGCATGGCAGTCGATTGCTCAGTGGCACTCATCGGAGCGGGAAACATGGCGGAAGCGCTGTTGCGCGGCCTGCTCGGGACGGGCACGTTCGCCGCGCACCGGTGCATCGTGGCCAACAAACGCAACGACGAACGGCTCGAGCGTCTCGCCGCGCACTGGGGCGTCCGGACCACACGGGACAAGGCCTGGTTGATGCGCGAGGGCGATGTTGTGGTCCTCGCCGTCAAGCCCCACGACGTGGCGGAGGTGCTCGGCGAGATCGCTCCGCATGCGGAGCCGCGGCATCTCGTCGTATCGGTGGCGGCCGGGGTCCCGCTCGAGACGATCGAGCGCCGGCTCCACGGGGTCCCGGCGGTCCGGACGATGCCAAACACGTCGACCGCGGTGAATGCGTCGGCGACGGCCCTGTGCGCCGGACGCTGGGCCGGCGGGGCTCACCTGGAAATAGCGCGCGCGATGTTCGAGGCGGTCGGCCGCGTTGTCGTCGTGCCGGAGCCGCTCTTCGACGCCGTCACCGGGCTGTCCGGCAGCGGACCCGCGTACGTCTACCTGCTCGCGGAGGCGATGGTCGAAGCGGGGATGCGCGCGGGCCTCGACCGGGAGACCGCGCTCGACCTCGTGTCGCAGACGGTGCTCGGCGCGGGGAAGATGCTCGCCGAGACGGGACAGGATCCGGCCGCGCTGCGGGCCCGCGTGACATCGCCCAACGGCACCACGATGGCGGGCGTGCGCGCGCTCGAGGAACTTGGCTTCCCGGACGCGGTTCGGGAGGCGGTGGGGCGCGCAACCGCGCGTTCGCGGGAGCTGCGGCGCGGCGCCTGAGGCGTCGCCGCCCCGTTCCAGACCGGACCGCGCCGGACATCGACGCGGCGCGTACCGCTTCGCGTGATCGATCCACCCTCGCCCATCGGTCTTGTGCGCCGTGCGCGCCCACCGCCGGCTCCGGATGAACTGCAGCGCCGCACGGGGCGCAGGCAGGGCCACCTCCCTTGCAACGCGTATCTCTAGGAGGTCCCGGAATGGGGGCTCGGACGGCAGGCCCGGGACCGCTCGGATCGATCCGCACAACGGGAGGTGGTGCATGACGCAGGTGTTCATCCGCCGGCTGCTACCGCTGCTCCTCGCGGTTGCGCTCGTGCCGGTTGCGTTGTGGAGCGTCGGGCAGGTCCAGGCGCAGGCGGCGAAGACGCTTGTGATCGCGATCGGCGCCGACCAGACAGGGTTGGACCCGCAGACCGTCGAGAACAACGAGTCGGGGTTCGTGATGTCGACGATCTACGACAGCATCGTCAACTACAAGCCCGGATCCAGCGACGTCGGGCCGGGGCTCGCGCAGTCGTGGACGATCTCCCCAGATGGAAAGACGTACACGTTCAAACTGCGGCACGGGGTGACGTTCCACGACGGGACGCCGATGAACGCGCGCACGGTCGGTCAAGACATCGATCGGGCGATCAATCCGAACAACCCCTGTTACGTGCTCGGCCGCAAGGGGGTCGATACGTACGACGACTTCACGTTCGGATCGGTGAAGGACGGGAACGTCGCCAAGATGGATGTGGTGGACGATTACACGCTCCGGTTCACACTGCCGCAGCCGAACGCGCCGTTCATCACCAGCCTGGCGATGATCTGGCAGGGGATCGTGTCGCCGACGGCCACGAAGCAATACAACTGCGACGCGAGCCAGCACCCGGTGGGGACGGGGCCGTTCAAGTTCGTCGAGGCGGTGCGGAACGATCACGTCACCGTGGACGCGAACCCGAGCTACTGGGGCGGGAAACCGAAGGTCGATCGGATCATCTTCCAGATCGTGCCCGAGAGCGCGACGCGGATGCTGAAGTTGGAGCGGAACGAGGTGCAGGTGCTGGCGGATGTGCCCCCGTCCGACTACGGGCGCGTGACGGGCAACCCTCAGCTCAAACTCTACACGGCGGCCGGGCTGACCATCCTCGGTGTGGCGATGTCGAACGACGTCGGGCCGTTCAAGGACGTCCGGGTCCGGCAGGCGATGAACTACGCTGTGGACAAGGACGCGATCAACAAGGGCCTGTACGGCGGCGCGACGACGGCGAGCCAGGGGATGCCGCCGGTGCTGTGGGGGTTCAACAAGGCGGTGACCCCGTACCCGTACGATCCGGCAAAGGCGAAGCAGCTGCTGGCCGAGGCTGGGTTCCCGAACGGGTTCACGACGGACATGATGGTGTACGCGAACCCGCGCGGCTACAATCCGATCGGCGGCGCCAAGTTGGGCGAGGCCGTCCAAGGGTACCTCGCCAAGGTCGGCGTAACCGTGAAAATCACCCAGTATGAGTGGGGCGCCTACCTCGACAAGATCCGCCACACTCAGTGGGACGGGATGGCGATCAGCGGCTGGTCGGGCGACAACGGCGATCCCGACAACTTCCTCGGCGACCTGTTCGAGTGGGACGAGGCGGCGGGGAAGGCGCGGACGAACAACAACTCGCGTCACCACGATCCGGCGTTCGACAAACTGATCGTGCAGGGCCGGCGGGTGTCCAACCAGGCCCAACGGGCTCAGATCTACACGCAGGCCAACAAGCTCCTCCACGACGACGCGCCGTGGATCTTCATCAACTACACGAACCAAGTGCGGGCGACGCGGGCGAACGTCAAAGGCTTCCTGCTGAACCCGCTCCAGATGTTCTTCCACATGGAGCTCGTCTCGCTGCAGTAACGCGCTGGCCTTGCGGATCGGAGGGGCCCGACCGGCGACCCGGCGGGCCCCTCGCGAGGCTGCGGGCGCGGCGTCGGTGAGGCCGCGATGCTGAAATACGTGGCGCGTCGGCTCGTGCAGCTCATCCCAGTCTTGCTGGGCGTGAGCGTGCTCGTGTTCTTCGGGATGCACCTGATCCCGGGCGACGTCGCGGAGCTGCTGCTTGGCGACAAGGGAACGGCGGCCGATCTCACGCGACTTCGCCACCAACTCGGCTTGGACCAGCCCGTGTACGTCCAATATGCGCGCTTTCTCGTCGGCGCGGTCCACGGAGACTTCGGGGCGTCGCTCCGGACACGCCAGCCGGCGATCTGGGAGATCGGTCAGGCGCTGCCCGTGACGATCCAGCTGAGCCTGGCGGCGCTCCTGTTCGCCGTCGTGTTTGGGCTGGGGATCGGCGTGTTCGCCGCGCGGCACCCGCGGTCCGCGTTGGATACCGGCGCGATGGTCGGAGTGCTAATCGGCGTGTCGATGCCGATCTTCTGGACCGGCATCCTCCTGTTGCTCGTCTTTGGGGGCGTGCTGGGGTGGCTGCCCCTCGGGAGCTTGCTGGACGAGGGCATGACGTGGCACCGGATCACCGGCATGCCGCTCGTGGACGGGCTGCTCACCGGCAACTGGACGCTGGTCAGGAGCAGCGCCGCGCACCTCGTGCTGCCGGCGGTCGCGCTGGGGGCAACGTCGATGGCCACGATCGCCCGGATGTCGCGATCGACGATGCTCGAGGTGCTCAACCTCGACTACGTGCGGACGGCGCGCGCCAAAGGCGTGGGGGAGCGATGGGTGGTCAGTCGCCACGCGCTGCGGAACGCGCTGCTGCCGGTCGTCACCTTGATCGGCCTCCAGCTCGGCCTGCTGCTGAGTGGCGCCGTCCTGACCGAGACGATTTTTGCGCTGCCGGGACTAGGGCGTTTGGCGATCACGAGCGTGCTGGCGCGCGACTACCCGGTGGTGCAGGGGGTCGTGCTCATCGCCGCCGCCATCTTCGTGCTGGCGAACCTCTTGGTGGACATCCTGTACGCGTACCTCGACCCGCGGATCCGCTACGCATGACGACGGTCGACGTCGCGCTGCCTCGGCGTCAACGCCGTCTCGCCGCCCTATCGTGGCAACGGCTCCTGCGGAGCCCGAACCTGCTCGTGGGGGTCATGGTGCTCGTCGTCGTCGTCGGGTCGGCGGCGTTCGCGCACCAGATCGCGCCGTACAATCCGATCGATCAGGCGTTCGCCGACCAGCTCAAGGCACCGCAGGCGACCCATCTGTTCGGGACGGACGAATTCGGCCGGGACATCTTCTCCCGTTGCGTGTACGGAGCCAGGATCGCCCTGGTGGTTGGGGTGATCGCCGACGGCATCGCGATGCTGCTCGGGGTCGTCTTGGGCATCGTCGCCGGATACTTCGGCGGACGCGTGGACGCGGCGGTGATGCGGCTCGTGGACGTGATGCTCGCGTTTCCGTACCTGCTGCTCGCGATGATCGTTGTCGCGATCCTCGGGCCGAGCCTGACCAACGCGATGATCGCGATCGGCATCGTGTACACGCCGCAGTTCGCGCGGGTCGTGCGGGGCGCGGTGCTGGCGATCCGGGAGCAGGAGTTCGTCGAGGCGGCGGGCGCGGTCGGCGCGGGCGCGCTACGGATCCTCGCGCGGCACGTCCTGCCCAACGTTCTGTCGCCGATCATCGTCATGGCGACGCTGACGGTGGGGTTTACGATCGTCGAGACGGCCGGCCTGTCGTTTCTGGGGCTGGGCGCGAGCCCGCCGACGCCGGAGTGGGGCTCGATGCTCGCGACCGGGCGCTCGTACATGCTCACCGCGCCGTGGATCGCGACGTTCCCGGGGCTCGCGATTCTGATCACCGTCGTCGGCTTCAACCTCGTCGGCGACGGCCTGCGCGACCTGCTCGACCCTCGGCTGCGCGGCCGCGGGTTCTGACGGAACCTCCCGGCGCGCACACCCGTAATGAACGGGGAGGACCTCCGACGTTTTGGCGTCGAACCTTCTCGCGCGTTCACAGGAGGGTTCGATGCACGCAGCCGGCCTCGAGATTCGTGTTCGCTACGCCGAGACCGATCAGATGGGGGTGGCGCACCACTCGAGCTATCTCGTCTGGTTCGAGGCGGCGCGAACGGAGTTGATTCGCGAGCGCGGACGATCGTACGCGGAGATCGAGGCGGCGGGGTGGTTGTTGGTCGTCGTCGAGGCGCACTGCCGGTACCGCCGTCCCGCGCGATACGACGAGGTGCTCGTGGTGCGGGCGCGTGTGCGCGAGGTCCGGGCGGCGACGCTCGCGTTTGCGTATGAGGTCGTGCGCAAGGCGGACGCGGAGCTCATGGCCGACGGGTACACCGTGCATGCGACGGTGGATCGAACCGGCCGCGCGCGGCGCATCCCGGTGGAGATCGCCCGCCTGCTGGCGCCGAGTCCATCGGAGACTCACGCGGGTCGGTGATCGCGGCGACCGGACACGTGCAGGGCAGGAGAGCCTATTCCACCGGCGAAGGAACATCTGTTACGCTGCTGAACGTCTGCACACCCCGCCGGAGTGTCGCGGCGCGGGTGTGAGTGTCGAACGAGGACGGTGACGGTCCGATGTCCGAGGAGAGGCCCGCCGGGCCGCAGTCGGAGGAGATCGATCTCGCGCAGATACCCACCTTGGCGGAGCGCCAGATCGTGCAGGGGACCGTTGTCCGGGTGGACAGCGAAGGGGTCCTGGTGGACGTCGGGGCCAAGTCCGAGGGGTTTATTCCCCCGAAGGAGCTGTCGGCGCAGGGCGACACGGTGGAGGGGATCGCGGTCGGCGACCGCATCGACGTCTACGTGATGAAGGTCGAAGGTGACGAGGGCAGCATCCTCCTCAGCAAGAAGCGCGCCGACTTGGCGCGTGCCTGGGATCGGATCCAACAGGCGTTCCAGGCCGGCACCGTGCTCCACGCCATGGTCGTCGACAAGGTCAAGGGCGGCCTCGTCGTCGATCTCGGGATGCGCGGGTTCGTGCCGGGCAGCCACGTGGATTTGTCGCAGGCGAAGGGGCGGCAGTTCGAGGCGCTGGTCGGCCAGAGCATCCCGCTTAAGATCATCGAGGTCGATCGTCCCAAGGGCCGCGTGATCCTGTCGCACAAGAACGCCATGGTGGAGACGCGTGCCAAGACGCGGACCGAGGTGCTCGCGTCGCTGGAAGAAGGGCAGGTGCGGGAGGGCGTGGTGAAACGCCTGACCGATTTCGGCGCGTTCGTGGATCTCGGCGGCGTGGACGGCTTGCTGCCGATCAGCGAGATGTCCTGGACCTACATCAAGCATCCGTCCGAGGTCGTTCGTCGCGGGCAGCACATCACCGTCGCGGTGCTTCGCGTGGACCGCGAGGCCGGACGGATCTCGCTCGGTCTGAAACACATTCTGCCAGACCCATGGCAGCATCTCGGCGATGCGTACCGGACGGGACAGGTCGTTTCCGGGAAGGTCGTTCGGCTGGTGGCGTCGGGTGCGTTCGTGCGCCTTGGCGACGTGGACGCGTTTCTTCCCATCTCGGAGCTCGCGGAGAAGCGCGTGCAGAAGGTCGACGACATCGTGCAGGCGGGGCAGTCGGTCGAGGCCCTCGTGACCGAGATTCGTCCTGAGGAGCGGCGCATGATCCTGAGTCTCAAGCGCCTCGCCCGGGAGCGCGAGCGCGCGCGGGTCAAAGAGTTCATTACCGCGCAGGGCGACGAAGGCCGGGTGACGATCGGTGACATCGCAGGCGAGTTGCTCCGCCAGGTCGTGACCGGCCCGAGCCCCGCGCCGGAGTCGTCCGGGGCCGACGTGCGCCCCCCGCAGCCGCGTCCGGATGCTCCGAGCGGAGGCGAGACCCCCCCTCGTTCGACCCCCGGCGCCTGATCCGGTTCCAGACGTTCTCACGCCGCGGATCTCCCGCGACGCCCCAGGAGGTGTGTCCGCCGTGGACCAACCCGAGATGCTGTTTGAGGTGACGCACGGGGTGGCCTACCTCACCGTGAATCGCCCGGAGCAGCGAAACGCGATGACCTGGGCGATGTACCAACGGCTGGTCGAGGTGTGCGACGAGGTGGACCGGGACGGGCGGATCAACGTGCTCGTGATCTCGGGACGCGGAGATCGGGCGTTCATTTCCGGCACGGACATCGCCCAGTTTCCGGCGTTCCGCGGTAACCCCCAGGCCGGGATCGACTACGAGGAACGCATCGACCACGTGATCGGGCGGTTGGAGGGCGTGACCAAGCCCACGATCGCCGCGGTGCGCGGCTTTGCGGTCGGGGGCGGAATGACGGTCTCGGTCGCGTGCGATCTGCGGATCGTGGCCGAGAACGCCCGGTTCGGCATCCCGATCATCCGGTTGGGGAACTGCCTGTCGATGAAAAACTACGGCCGGCTGACCGCCCTGCTGGGACCGGCGCGGGTGAAGGAGATGATCTACACCGGCCGCCACGTGGACGCCGCGGAAGCGCTTTCGTGGGGATTGGTGAACGAGGTGGTGCCGACGGAGGCCCTCGGCGACCGCGTGCGCGAGATCGCCGAGGCGATCGCCCTCGCGCCGCCGCTGACCCTACGCGTCAGCAAGGAGGCGGTGCGGCGAGTCGTCCATCGATTGCTGGCCGACGATCCGGGCCACGACCTGGTCAAGACCTGCTACGACAGCGCCGATTTTCAAGAGGGCGTCGCGGCGTTTCTCGAGAAGCGCACGCCCCAGTGGACGGGGCGCTGAGCGGCGGTGCGTCGCGCGGTTACGAGCGCGTCGGGATGAGCCGCTGATGATGCGCGGCGTCCGTACGGATACGGTCCCAGTCGTAGCGCATCGGGCGGAGGCGGATCTGCGCCCAATCCCTCGCTTGGTCCGCGTAGTGTGGGCTCCCGGGATGGCCTGAGGCGCCCAGGGGGACGATCCACGCACTCCTGTTCCAGTCCCCCAGATCGAAGACGTAGCGGGCGACCGACGTGGTCGTGACCCCGTATCCCGCGCCGGGGACGAACGCGGCGGCCTGCACGGTGTCTCCGTCGCCGCCGGCCCCGACCGAGGGCGGATTCAACAGGGCCGCGTGTTGCGGGAACACGGTCGTGAGCGGATGGCGCGGTTGGGTGACGTGGACTCGGTCCCAGCGCCACGACTCGACGTCCCCGCCGAGCGCCGCGCGGAGATCGGCCGCCGCACCGTCGAGCGCGCGGCCGATCGCGGCCGGCCAGTCGCGGTCGGCCGGAAGCAGCGTGCGGTCGTCCTCGCGGATCCATTCGGTGAGGCGCGCCCTGAGCCGCGCCATGTGCGCGACGCCGCCGCCGGGCGTCGCGGCGAAGGCGTCCAGGGCCAGCGGTCCGAGAACCGGGCTCAGCAGATCGCGCATCAGCCGCTCCCGAAGCGCAACGTAGATCGTGGGCGCGACCGCGTCGGGCACCATCGCCCCGTCCCAGGCGCGCAGCCGCTCGAGCGCCTCCCGCGCCGCGGGGCCGTTCGGGGTGACCGCGCCCAGCAGGTCTCGCAGCTCACCTGCGGGGATCGACGCGCGGTCGGCGTGGATCGCCGCCATGTCGTCCGCGGTGGCCCGCTCGAGCGGGCCGAGACGCTCGATCACCCGCCGCGTTCGAAAGTCCGCGGCGAAATCGAGCCCGAGGTAGTGCGGGTACTCCGGCCCCGTGATGCGTCCGTTCGCAGTGGCGATCCAGCCCGTGTCGGGGTTCCGGTAGGCGGGCATCTCCTCGAACGGGATCGTCCCGCGCCACTCGTGCGCGCCGTCCCAGCCGGGTACCGGGAGCCAGGCGTTTGCGGCCGCGCGGATCGGGATCTGGCCGCGCGTGCGATACCCGATCGTGCCGTACACGTCCGCGAAGACGAAGTTGTTGGCGGGCTCGACCCACGGCCGCATCGCGTCCTCGAGGGCGTCGGCCGAGACCGCGCGCAGCATCGGCACGCACGCCTCGAACGTTCGATTCGGCCCGTTCGTGGCGCTGTAACAGAACGCGATCGCGTGCCCGCGCGCCGGATCGCCGGCGGCAACCGGCCCGTGGTGCGTGATCGTGACGTCCACGGTGACCGGCGAGGCGCCTCGCACGCGAATCGTCTCCCGCACGATCTCCGCCTGCCGCCACTCCCCTCGGAACCAATACCGCCTCGCGTCGTCGGGATGAAACCGTTCGATGAAGAGGTCCTGGTAGTCGCCCATCGCGTGCGTCACGCACCACGCCACGAACCGGTTGTGGCCGAAGTGCGGCAGGCCGGCCACCCCCGGGAACGAAAACCCGACGGCGTCGAACTCCGGGCAGGCGAGATGATTTTGATAGTAGACGTTCGGCACCTCGAGCGCCCGGTGCGGGTCACCGGCGACGAGCGGCTTCCCGGACGCCGTCCGCCGTCCCGACAGCGCCCAGTTGTTGCTGCCCCCGCCGAGCTCGATGTCCGCAAGCGCCGCGGCGGCTCCCGTGAATGCGTCGAGACCGTCGGGCGTCGGTCCGCGATAGGTGGCGCCGGGCGGCACGATCAGCGTTGGGTTCCGTTGTCCGCCGGGACACAGCCACGCGGTCATGTCCGGCCCGAGATAACCGAGGAGCCGGGCGCGCCAGAGCTTAGACTGCCACGAGCCCATGTCCGCGTGGCGCACCTTGAAGACGGCCAGGCTGTCCCACGGGGTCCACGGCTCCGGGCGCGTCTCCAGCAGTGCGAACTCGATCGGCAGCACGCGCGTCGTCGCCACGAACGCGTTGACGCCGGCGGCGTAGGCGTCCAGCACCGCCCGGCTTTCCGCGTTGAGGGCGTCGTAGTCGCTGCGGGCCGAGGCGCCGAGGCGAAGGCGGCGAAAGAAGAGGTCCTGAGGAACGAACGCGGCGCCTGCGTACTCCGCCCAGCGGCCATGGGCGCGGCGGCGGTCGAACTCCATGTGCCACAGCCGGTCCTGGGCGTGCACGAACCCCTGCGCGAAGAACACATCCTCGACTGAGGCCGCGGTGAGATGGGGGATGCCGTCCGGATCACGCCAGATCTCGGCCTGCGCGCGAAGGCCCGGCGCCGGGACCGATCCGTCGAGGTCGGGAAGAGCCGCTGCGAGAGCCTGCGGGGTCAGCGTCATCGTACGCTCCCGTGATGTGGGCGCGGTCGCTCACCGTACCCGAGGCCGGGGCCAGGTGAGATCGGCCGCGCGAGGCTACCCGGCTGTTCGAGGGGGGGGAGGCAGATCCTGCCGGGTGTCCGTTGCGGTGCGTCGATCGCGCGTCGATCTTGCATGGAGATTCCATCGCGGCGACGTCGCGCCGACGCGCACG contains these protein-coding regions:
- the proC gene encoding pyrroline-5-carboxylate reductase gives rise to the protein MAVDCSVALIGAGNMAEALLRGLLGTGTFAAHRCIVANKRNDERLERLAAHWGVRTTRDKAWLMREGDVVVLAVKPHDVAEVLGEIAPHAEPRHLVVSVAAGVPLETIERRLHGVPAVRTMPNTSTAVNASATALCAGRWAGGAHLEIARAMFEAVGRVVVVPEPLFDAVTGLSGSGPAYVYLLAEAMVEAGMRAGLDRETALDLVSQTVLGAGKMLAETGQDPAALRARVTSPNGTTMAGVRALEELGFPDAVREAVGRATARSRELRRGA
- a CDS encoding enoyl-CoA hydratase/isomerase family protein; its protein translation is MLFEVTHGVAYLTVNRPEQRNAMTWAMYQRLVEVCDEVDRDGRINVLVISGRGDRAFISGTDIAQFPAFRGNPQAGIDYEERIDHVIGRLEGVTKPTIAAVRGFAVGGGMTVSVACDLRIVAENARFGIPIIRLGNCLSMKNYGRLTALLGPARVKEMIYTGRHVDAAEALSWGLVNEVVPTEALGDRVREIAEAIALAPPLTLRVSKEAVRRVVHRLLADDPGHDLVKTCYDSADFQEGVAAFLEKRTPQWTGR
- a CDS encoding ABC transporter permease, which translates into the protein MLKYVARRLVQLIPVLLGVSVLVFFGMHLIPGDVAELLLGDKGTAADLTRLRHQLGLDQPVYVQYARFLVGAVHGDFGASLRTRQPAIWEIGQALPVTIQLSLAALLFAVVFGLGIGVFAARHPRSALDTGAMVGVLIGVSMPIFWTGILLLLVFGGVLGWLPLGSLLDEGMTWHRITGMPLVDGLLTGNWTLVRSSAAHLVLPAVALGATSMATIARMSRSTMLEVLNLDYVRTARAKGVGERWVVSRHALRNALLPVVTLIGLQLGLLLSGAVLTETIFALPGLGRLAITSVLARDYPVVQGVVLIAAAIFVLANLLVDILYAYLDPRIRYA
- a CDS encoding ABC transporter substrate-binding protein; this encodes MTQVFIRRLLPLLLAVALVPVALWSVGQVQAQAAKTLVIAIGADQTGLDPQTVENNESGFVMSTIYDSIVNYKPGSSDVGPGLAQSWTISPDGKTYTFKLRHGVTFHDGTPMNARTVGQDIDRAINPNNPCYVLGRKGVDTYDDFTFGSVKDGNVAKMDVVDDYTLRFTLPQPNAPFITSLAMIWQGIVSPTATKQYNCDASQHPVGTGPFKFVEAVRNDHVTVDANPSYWGGKPKVDRIIFQIVPESATRMLKLERNEVQVLADVPPSDYGRVTGNPQLKLYTAAGLTILGVAMSNDVGPFKDVRVRQAMNYAVDKDAINKGLYGGATTASQGMPPVLWGFNKAVTPYPYDPAKAKQLLAEAGFPNGFTTDMMVYANPRGYNPIGGAKLGEAVQGYLAKVGVTVKITQYEWGAYLDKIRHTQWDGMAISGWSGDNGDPDNFLGDLFEWDEAAGKARTNNNSRHHDPAFDKLIVQGRRVSNQAQRAQIYTQANKLLHDDAPWIFINYTNQVRATRANVKGFLLNPLQMFFHMELVSLQ
- a CDS encoding S1 RNA-binding domain-containing protein; this encodes MSEERPAGPQSEEIDLAQIPTLAERQIVQGTVVRVDSEGVLVDVGAKSEGFIPPKELSAQGDTVEGIAVGDRIDVYVMKVEGDEGSILLSKKRADLARAWDRIQQAFQAGTVLHAMVVDKVKGGLVVDLGMRGFVPGSHVDLSQAKGRQFEALVGQSIPLKIIEVDRPKGRVILSHKNAMVETRAKTRTEVLASLEEGQVREGVVKRLTDFGAFVDLGGVDGLLPISEMSWTYIKHPSEVVRRGQHITVAVLRVDREAGRISLGLKHILPDPWQHLGDAYRTGQVVSGKVVRLVASGAFVRLGDVDAFLPISELAEKRVQKVDDIVQAGQSVEALVTEIRPEERRMILSLKRLARERERARVKEFITAQGDEGRVTIGDIAGELLRQVVTGPSPAPESSGADVRPPQPRPDAPSGGETPPRSTPGA
- a CDS encoding ABC transporter permease, coding for MTTVDVALPRRQRRLAALSWQRLLRSPNLLVGVMVLVVVVGSAAFAHQIAPYNPIDQAFADQLKAPQATHLFGTDEFGRDIFSRCVYGARIALVVGVIADGIAMLLGVVLGIVAGYFGGRVDAAVMRLVDVMLAFPYLLLAMIVVAILGPSLTNAMIAIGIVYTPQFARVVRGAVLAIREQEFVEAAGAVGAGALRILARHVLPNVLSPIIVMATLTVGFTIVETAGLSFLGLGASPPTPEWGSMLATGRSYMLTAPWIATFPGLAILITVVGFNLVGDGLRDLLDPRLRGRGF
- a CDS encoding thioesterase family protein produces the protein MHAAGLEIRVRYAETDQMGVAHHSSYLVWFEAARTELIRERGRSYAEIEAAGWLLVVVEAHCRYRRPARYDEVLVVRARVREVRAATLAFAYEVVRKADAELMADGYTVHATVDRTGRARRIPVEIARLLAPSPSETHAGR
- a CDS encoding penicillin acylase family protein; amino-acid sequence: MTLTPQALAAALPDLDGSVPAPGLRAQAEIWRDPDGIPHLTAASVEDVFFAQGFVHAQDRLWHMEFDRRRAHGRWAEYAGAAFVPQDLFFRRLRLGASARSDYDALNAESRAVLDAYAAGVNAFVATTRVLPIEFALLETRPEPWTPWDSLAVFKVRHADMGSWQSKLWRARLLGYLGPDMTAWLCPGGQRNPTLIVPPGATYRGPTPDGLDAFTGAAAALADIELGGGSNNWALSGRRTASGKPLVAGDPHRALEVPNVYYQNHLACPEFDAVGFSFPGVAGLPHFGHNRFVAWCVTHAMGDYQDLFIERFHPDDARRYWFRGEWRQAEIVRETIRVRGASPVTVDVTITHHGPVAAGDPARGHAIAFCYSATNGPNRTFEACVPMLRAVSADALEDAMRPWVEPANNFVFADVYGTIGYRTRGQIPIRAAANAWLPVPGWDGAHEWRGTIPFEEMPAYRNPDTGWIATANGRITGPEYPHYLGLDFAADFRTRRVIERLGPLERATADDMAAIHADRASIPAGELRDLLGAVTPNGPAAREALERLRAWDGAMVPDAVAPTIYVALRERLMRDLLSPVLGPLALDAFAATPGGGVAHMARLRARLTEWIREDDRTLLPADRDWPAAIGRALDGAAADLRAALGGDVESWRWDRVHVTQPRHPLTTVFPQHAALLNPPSVGAGGDGDTVQAAAFVPGAGYGVTTTSVARYVFDLGDWNRSAWIVPLGASGHPGSPHYADQARDWAQIRLRPMRYDWDRIRTDAAHHQRLIPTRS